Part of the Pseudodesulfovibrio hydrargyri genome is shown below.
TGCTCGGCCCGGACATCGGCGGCTCGCCCTTTGGACGGTTGCAGTTCGAGCACGGCAAGCTGATGGCGACCCGGCGCATCGGCCTGGACCCGCTGGGCGTGCTGGCGGCCTTGAGCAAGCCGGCCGGGGAGAGGGTGCGCGTGGACGGGGTCGGCCTGACCGGGACTTCTGGCCGGGTGCGCGGCTATTTCAGCGGCGACGAGGCCGGGTTCACGCAGTACATGGAGAAGCTGTCCGACGACGACCGCTACCTCTTTTCGGTCTACAAGGCCGACGAACTGGGCGGGGGCGTGTCCTTCAGCCTGAACGTGGAGCCGAAGTAGCATGGCCCGCAAGCACTGCACATATCCGTGGACCTGCTGGCCGCCCGCCTCGCAGCAGCGGCTGTTCAAGTTCATCCTGCTCGGCACGGCCGGACTGTGCTTCGCGGTCTTCGTGGGCGCGACCCTGTTCACCGGGGCGCTCGGCCAGGATATCGCGGCCGAGAAGGAGCAGTACGGCCTGGTGGTGCCGCTGGTCCGGGAGATCACCACCCTGCGGGCCGCCCAAGGGGATCTGGTCCAGTTCAGCCCGGAGGAGGCGGTCCGGCGCATTCTCGACGACCGCTCCCTGAACGACTACGTGGCCTCCCTGCGCGCCACGCGTATCGCGGAAGACCAGGATGGCGTGCAGGTGACCCTGAACGGCCTGACCCTGATCATGCTCACGGATTTTCTGCAGGACGTGCGCGACCGGGCCAGCCTGCAGGCCCCGGAGTTCGCCCTGACCCGCAACCCCGAGGAGCCTCGTCTGGCGGACGTGCACCTCGTGCTGGCGAGGTAGGGCATGGGCGCGCAACGCACCAGGTTCTCGTCCCTGCCCGGCCGCATCCTGGCCCGGATGGTGCTGATGATGCTTGGCCTGGCCATCGGCGTGGTCCTGTTCATGCCGTGGGACAAGATCTGGGCTTCGGCCCTGACCCGGCTGGACGAGAGCCTGCCAGGAGTGGGGTTGAGCTGGTCCGCCATCGACCGCGACGGACCGCTCGGCTTCCGGGTGCTCGACTTCAGGATATCCGTGGCCCAGACCCCGGGACGGCTCCATTTCGAGCACGCCTACGTGACCATGGGCTTCTCGCCCCTGGCCTCGGTCCGGCTGGACACGGGCGGGCCGCAGTGCCGCCTGGAGCTGTTCTCCAACGGGGTCTTCGACTTCGAGGGCGACATGGACCTGACCTACCTGCTCGGCAACAGCGACCTCAAGGGCGTGCTCCACGCCTCGGGCAGCCTGTTTCTGCCCGACGGGGCGCGGCTGCCCAAGAACGGCTGGGTGGACGTGCGCTCGGCCCAGCTGGTCCTGCCCGGCGACAAGGTGGTCGAGGACCTGGCCTTCACCGCCGAGATAGAGAACCGGGACATGGCCGTGCGCGACTTTTCCATGCGCCTGCCCCTGGCCTACAAGTCCACGGGCACAGCGGTCATCGATCCGGACGACCTCTTCCGCACCCGGTTCGACCTCAAGGGCGACATGACCGTGGGGCGGGACACGTTCCCCTACGAGCTGCACGGCACCCTGGCCGACGCCGTCTGGTAGGGAGCCGATCCCGTCGCAAACCGTCCGCCGGAGCATCGACATGAAGATCGCCGTCATCCACGAGAGCGCCGAAACCCTGCTGGCCGAATACGGCTCCCTTTTGACGGCCATGGTGTCCATGGGCCACGCGGTCAACGCGCTGGCCCCGGGCAGCGGCCCGGACGCGGCGGCCGGGTTCGAGGCGTTGGGCGCGGAATACGCCATGTATCCGCTGTCTTCGCGCGGCCTGACGCCTGTGGGCGACCTGGGCACGCTGCTCCATTTGAAACAGGTCCTGTACCGCGTCCGCCCGGACCTCATCCTGTCCATGGCCTCCAAGCCGGTAATCTACGGCTCTCTGGCCGCGCGCATGGCCTGGGTGGGCGAGGAGAAGACGGTCTTCGCCCTGGTGGACGGGCCGGGTTTCGCCTTCGGGGGAAACGGGCTCAAGGGGCGGCTGCTCGCCCGGCTGGCCAGGCCCATGTTCCGGGCCGGGTTCAGGTCCTGTGACGGCATCTGTTTCCGCTCGGCCGAGGCCGAGACCTTTTTCCGCGAGCTCGGCGTGCTCGGGCCCGAGGCCAGAACCGGGATCGTGGACCAGGCCGATACGGACGCGCGGGACCGGGCCGTTCTCGCCTTCTTGGGAATGATTCCGGCCGATTGATTATACAATCGGGTTGGCAGCGCCGCGCTCCATGGTGTATGCTTGAATCGCGTTCCCGCTTAAAGGACGCGATTTGACAGTGAAACACAAAGGAGCGGACTCATGAACATCTCCCGAATTCTCCTCCCCGTTGACGGGTCCCGACTGTCCGACGCCGCCGCCGACATGGCCATCGACCTGGCCGGAAGCGAGGCGACCGTCATCCTGCTGACCGTGCGCAGGACCGTGCCCACCGGTCTGGGCCAGCCCAACGCGGGCGAACTGCTCGAATACCTGAACCGGGGGGCCGAGGGGGTCATGACCCACTACCGGGCCAAGCTGACCAACGCCAACGTGGACTTCCTGGAACTGGTCGTCGGCGGCGACGTGGCCGAGGTCATCAGCAACGTGGCCGACAACGAGAAGTGCGACGTCATCATCATGGGCTCCAAGGGCAAGTCCGATCTCGAAGGGCTGTTCCTCGGCTCGGTCACCCACAAGGTCCTCCAGACCACGACCAAGCCCGTGCTGGTGGTCAAGTAGCCCCTGCCGGGGCCCTTGCCGCACCAGCCGACCGCAACCGATGCCGACCATGGAGACCGAAACCGTCCCCTTTTTCCGGGCCCGGGCAGGACGCCTGGCCCGGTGTCTGGCCCTGTGCCTGCTGGCCCTGGCCGCGGCCGGGCCGGTTGCGGCCCAGGAGCGCGTGGTCGTGGTCTCGGACACCTGGATGCCGTACAACGGCGCGCCGGGTTCCGCCCGCGAGGGGTATGCGGTGGAGATGCTGCGGGCCGTGTTCGAGCGGCGCGGGTTCGCGGTGGAGTACCGCAGGCTGCCACGCAAGCGGGCGGTCAGCGATGTGCGCTCGGGCCAGGCCGACATCCTCATCGGCGTGACCCGGGACGAGCTGCCCGACTTCGTCTTCCCCGAGACCTCCCTGGGGCAAAGCGAACTGTGCTTCTTCACCCTGGACCCCGGCTGGCGCTTCACCGGGCCGGAGTCCCTGAGCGGCGTGGTCACCGGCTACGTCCAGGGACACGACTACCCCCGATGGTTCTTGGACGACGTCAGGCGCCACCCGGAGCGGTTCCATGGCCTGCACGGCGAAGACGCCAGCGTGCGCCTGCTGGCCATGCTCGCCGAAGGGCGGGTCCAGGCCATCCCGGGCAGCCGGGCCGTGATCGGCTACTACGCGCAGCGGGCGGACCTGCTGGACCGGGTCCTTCTGGCCGGGTGCAGCAAGGCGGACGCCCGCGAGCTGTTCTTCGGCCTGTCCCCGGCCAACACGGACCGGTCCAGGATCCTGGCCGATATCCTGGACAAGGGCATGTATACCCTGCGCAACACCGGCCAGCTCAACCACCTGCTCATCAAGTACGGGCTCAAGGACTGGGCCGGGGGCGGCCCGGGGCCGACCGGGCCGAGCCGCGATTGACAACGCCCGGATATGGCAATACTTCCCTGAATTATTCCAGGTGGTTTTTCGGCCGCCGGAAGTGAATTCAATCCTGTATCCTTTCGCGAGTCCGCCATGTCCGTCACGGTAATGTTCGTCGTCCTCTGCGCGGCCCTGCTGCACGCCACCTGGAATTTCTTCGTCAAGAGCACGGCGGACAAGCACGCGGGCATGACCGGCGTGGTCCTCGGCCACGTGCCCTTCGGCGTGGCGGCGGTGATCCTCTCCCCGCTGCCTGATCCGGCCTGTCTGTCGTACATCCTGATCGGCGCGCTACTCCACGTGGGCTACCAGCTCTTTCTGCTCAACTCCTATCGCTTCGGCGACCTGAGCCACGTCTACCCGCTGGCGCGCGGGTTCGCGCCCCTGGCCGTGGCCGGTGTCTCGGCCGCGTTTCTTGGTGAATCCCTGTCCGGGGTGGAGCTGGTCGCCGTGCTGGCCATCGCGGCCGGGATCATGAGCCTGGCCCTGACCCGGCGCACCGACGGCATGCGCAACGGCCGGGCCGCGCTTCTGGCGCTCGGCACCGGCGCGTTCATCGCGGCCTACTCCCTGGTGGACGGCCACGGCGCGCGGCTGGCGGGCACCGCGCTCGGCTTCTACGGCTCCCTGACCATCCTCAACGGCCTGGTCCTGGCCGGATACATGCGCCTGACCCGGCCCGGCCTGGTGACCGCCTCCCTGACCCGGAACCTGCGCTTCACCCTGGCGGGCGGGGCGGCCTCGTTCACGGCCTACGCCCTGGTCACCTGGGCCTTCACCATGGCCCCCATCCCGCTGGTCACGGCCCTGCGCGAAACCAGTATCATCTTCGCCCTGCTTTTCGGCGTGTTCGGCCTCAAGGAGGGCCTCAACCTGACCAAGGTTCTGGCCACGGGCTGCACTCTGTTCGGGGCCTGCCTGCTGCGTTTCGGCCGGTAGCCGCCCGAAGCCGGTTTTTCACCCGAAAATGGCGTCTTTTCCCTCGTCCGTAACAAATTGAGGGACATTTTTATTGATAGCGGGCCCGGAAAGCGGGTAAACATCTAGGCATATCATCTCGAAAGCACCGGCATGGCCGTTTCGGCCCGAGGCCGCGCCCAGGAGGACGGCCCGTTGCTCCAACATCATAACCGGAGGAGTCTTATGAGTATCCCTGTTTTCAACTGCAAAAACGCGGACGACGTGATGAAGGCGGTCAAGGACTATAACGTCAGCTTCATCCAGTACTGGTTCGTGGACATCCTCGGCACCCTGAAGAGCTTCCAGATCACCCCGAGCGAGCTCGAGGCCTCCTTTGAGGAGGGCATGGGCTTCGACGGCTCGTCCATCCTCGGCTTCTGCCGCATCGACGAATCCGACATGGTCGCCATGCCCGATCCGACCACCTTCCAGATCTGCTCCTGGCGACCCTCGGAAAAGCCCGTGGCCCGCATGTTCTGCGACGTGGTCAACCCGGACGGCTCCCCGTTCGAGGCCGACTCCCGCTTCGTGCTCAAGAAGGTCATGGCCCAGGCCGCTGAGAAGGGCTATACCTTCTATGTCGGCCCCGAACTTGAATTTTTCCTGTTCGCCGATGACCAGGACACCGAGACCCTGGACGCGGGCGGCTATTTCGACGCGCCGCCGCTGGACCTGGGCAACAACATCCGCCGCGACATCATCTTCGCCCTGGGCGCCATGGGCATCCAGGTGGAGTACTCCCACCACGAGGTCGCCCCGTCCCAGCACGAGATCGACCTGCGCTACCAGGAAGGCATGAAGATGGCCGACACGGCCATGACCTACCGCGTGGTGGTCAAGGAGACCGCCCGCAAGTTCGGCTGCTACGCCACGTTCATGCCCAAGCCCATCTTCGGCGAGAACGGCTCGGGCATGCACGTCCACCAGTCCCTGTTCAAGAACGGGCGCAACGTCTTCTACGACGCCAACGACGAGTACCATCTGTCCAGCGAGGGCAAGGCCTACATCGCGGGCATCCTCAAGCACGCCCCGGAGTTCGTCTGCGTGACCAACCAGTGGGTCAACTCCTACAAGCGGCTGGTGCCCGGCTACGAGGCCCCGGTGTACATCGCCTGGGCGCGGCGCAACCGCTCGGCCCTGGTGCGCGTGCCCATGTACAAGCCCGGCAAGGAGAACGCCACCCGCATGGAGCTGCGCTGCCCGGACCCGGCCGCCAACCCCTACCTGGCCTTCGCTGTCCAGTTGGCCGCCGGCCTCAAGGGCATCGAGGAAAACTACACCCTGGCCGATCCGATCGAAGAGGATATCTTCGCCATGAACGACCGCCAGCTCAAGCGCAACCGGATCAAGGCGTTGCCCGGCTCCCTGTACGAGGCGGCCATGAACCTGCAGAAGTCCACCTTCATGAGGGATGTCCTGGGCGAGCACCTGCACACCGCCCTGGTCGAGAACAAGATCGCCGAGTGGGACGAATACCGCACCCAGGTCACCGAGTATGAATTGGACAAGTATCTGCCGATACTTTAGGGCGCTCAAGCAACAACAAAAAGGGCCCGCTGCCGATGCAGCGGGCCCTTTTTTGTTGTGCTTTCGCGCAGGGGGGGCGGCTTGCGATAGCGGGCCATCTGCACATTTTCCGAGGGCCCGCCTGATCCTCACGTACAGGGGGTACGCTGCGGTCAGGCGAACCCTCGAAAAATGCACAGCTGACCCACTCTCCCAAGCCTATCCATAGCGCGGCAAGAGAGCCGTTGTCGGGTGCTGCGCACCCGAGTCGCTCCAGGGGGAGAGGGGCGTTCGCACGGGCTTGCCGAAGGCACACAAAAAGCTTTGAAGGGGAGCCCAGAGGGGAAACTTTCTCGAAAGTTTCCCCTCTGGCCGATCGCTGCTGTCCTCATCCGTAGGGCTCGAAGACTCGCCAACGGCTGTAGGCCCGGAAGCATTCTTCCTCCCCTGTCAAGTTGCTTTTTTATGCTTATCGGGTGCTTTTGGGCGTCATTCTTGGACAAAACAGGGTGTTGGTCAAAACCGGGGGTATGCTGGTTGGGATTCCCGGGGACGGGCCTCGGGGGCGAAACCTGGAGGTTGCCATGGCAGCACCATATACCTGTGACGTGAGGCGCGGCCCGGACGGGCGCATTGTGGAGAAAACCGAGACGGTCAGGGGGCGCAAGTCCACCTGGACCTATGCCTATGACGGCGGCGGGCGGCTGGCCGAGGCCAAGCTGGACGGGCGGCTGATCTGCCAGTGCTGGTACGACCGCGAGGGCCGTCGGGTGCGGGATTATCTGCCCGCCACGGCTGGGGCCAATTACCGCGACTACCAGTACACCCCGGACAACCGGCTGATGCGCGCGGGGGGCGGGCAGTATTCGCACGACGAGCGCGGGTTCCGCTCCATCTGGTCGGACAAGGGCGTGTACACCCTGTACGAGTACAGCCCGGACTATCGGTTGCTCAAGGCCGAGGAAGAGGACCGCGACAAGGCCTTCACCTTTGCCCACGACGAGGACGGGCAACGCGTGGCCAAGTACCGGAACGGCCAACTCGTCGAGGCCTACCAGTGGCTCGACTTCGTGCGCCTGGCCGCGTTTTATGACGGGCGGCATCAATACGAATTCGCCTACCGCGACGGGGAGCGCACGCCCTTCGCCATGCGCCGCGACGACGGCACCGTGGCCGGGCTGTTCTACGACCAGGTCGGCTCCCTGCGCGTGGTTGCCGACGTGGACGACAACGTGATAAAGGAAGTGCTGTACGACCCGTTCGGCGGCATCATCGAGGACACCAACCCGGACCTGCGCCTGCCCATCGGCTTCGCGGGCGGCCTGCACGACCGGGACCTGGGCTTTGCCCGCTTCGGCTGGCGGGATTACGACGTCAGGACCGGCAGGTGGACCGCGCCGGACCCGCTGGGCGACAAGGGCGGCGACCTGGACTGGTACGGGTACTGTCTGGATGACCCGGTGAACGGGGTTGATCCGATGGGGTTGGAAGGTGGATTTCGTTTCGGAAAGCGCGAACTGGACATGCCAGGCGGAAAGCTCTTAAGGGGCTTTGGCCCGGCACAAGCTGCGACCGCACTCGGCATGCTGAACCCGGCGACGTTTCCTTTGGCAAGGCAGATGATGAAGGGGGCAAAGCGCCTGGACGATAAGAACAACGTGGAGCTCGTTCATGAACAGGGGTTTTATGAAGATGGCACAGGGGACAACATCGGGCTGGGTCAGGATGGTAAAATGGATGGAGAAGACATCAACCGATACAAGTTGGAAGACAAAGTGTACGACGACAAAAGAATGAGGCGCGCTGAAACGAGCACTCCTCTTGGAAAGTACAATGCCTGCGGCATCGGCGGGGAGAAGAACAATTGCCAGGATTATGCGGACAGGCTTAGAGATCGATACGAATTACTCAATCGCGGAGACAAGATGCGATAACAAAGTAGTGGGCTGGAAAGAAGGCTTTCCGGCCCATTTTTGGAGATGTCGTGAAAAAAGTACTCGTCATATTGATGGTGTTATCCGCCGGTGGTGTCTATTTCTATAACACCAACTGGTTTCAGGCGTTTTTTCGCAATGAAACATTTTACGAAACCATAGCGGACGTGCCGTTTGATGTCCTCAAGAAAGGGGAACGAATTTCTATCCCCCTCAAATACAAATATGACACCTGCTATGATGTCGCGGTTGCCGTCCCTGGGCGGGAACTGTCGGATTCCAGGGCAACCGGGGAAGGCCGACTTAAGTATCAGTT
Proteins encoded:
- a CDS encoding type II secretion system protein M codes for the protein MARKHCTYPWTCWPPASQQRLFKFILLGTAGLCFAVFVGATLFTGALGQDIAAEKEQYGLVVPLVREITTLRAAQGDLVQFSPEEAVRRILDDRSLNDYVASLRATRIAEDQDGVQVTLNGLTLIMLTDFLQDVRDRASLQAPEFALTRNPEEPRLADVHLVLAR
- a CDS encoding glycosyltransferase; translation: MKIAVIHESAETLLAEYGSLLTAMVSMGHAVNALAPGSGPDAAAGFEALGAEYAMYPLSSRGLTPVGDLGTLLHLKQVLYRVRPDLILSMASKPVIYGSLAARMAWVGEEKTVFALVDGPGFAFGGNGLKGRLLARLARPMFRAGFRSCDGICFRSAEAETFFRELGVLGPEARTGIVDQADTDARDRAVLAFLGMIPAD
- a CDS encoding universal stress protein — encoded protein: MNISRILLPVDGSRLSDAAADMAIDLAGSEATVILLTVRRTVPTGLGQPNAGELLEYLNRGAEGVMTHYRAKLTNANVDFLELVVGGDVAEVISNVADNEKCDVIIMGSKGKSDLEGLFLGSVTHKVLQTTTKPVLVVK
- a CDS encoding substrate-binding periplasmic protein, which translates into the protein METETVPFFRARAGRLARCLALCLLALAAAGPVAAQERVVVVSDTWMPYNGAPGSAREGYAVEMLRAVFERRGFAVEYRRLPRKRAVSDVRSGQADILIGVTRDELPDFVFPETSLGQSELCFFTLDPGWRFTGPESLSGVVTGYVQGHDYPRWFLDDVRRHPERFHGLHGEDASVRLLAMLAEGRVQAIPGSRAVIGYYAQRADLLDRVLLAGCSKADARELFFGLSPANTDRSRILADILDKGMYTLRNTGQLNHLLIKYGLKDWAGGGPGPTGPSRD
- a CDS encoding DMT family transporter, whose translation is MSVTVMFVVLCAALLHATWNFFVKSTADKHAGMTGVVLGHVPFGVAAVILSPLPDPACLSYILIGALLHVGYQLFLLNSYRFGDLSHVYPLARGFAPLAVAGVSAAFLGESLSGVELVAVLAIAAGIMSLALTRRTDGMRNGRAALLALGTGAFIAAYSLVDGHGARLAGTALGFYGSLTILNGLVLAGYMRLTRPGLVTASLTRNLRFTLAGGAASFTAYALVTWAFTMAPIPLVTALRETSIIFALLFGVFGLKEGLNLTKVLATGCTLFGACLLRFGR
- a CDS encoding glutamine synthetase family protein; the protein is MSIPVFNCKNADDVMKAVKDYNVSFIQYWFVDILGTLKSFQITPSELEASFEEGMGFDGSSILGFCRIDESDMVAMPDPTTFQICSWRPSEKPVARMFCDVVNPDGSPFEADSRFVLKKVMAQAAEKGYTFYVGPELEFFLFADDQDTETLDAGGYFDAPPLDLGNNIRRDIIFALGAMGIQVEYSHHEVAPSQHEIDLRYQEGMKMADTAMTYRVVVKETARKFGCYATFMPKPIFGENGSGMHVHQSLFKNGRNVFYDANDEYHLSSEGKAYIAGILKHAPEFVCVTNQWVNSYKRLVPGYEAPVYIAWARRNRSALVRVPMYKPGKENATRMELRCPDPAANPYLAFAVQLAAGLKGIEENYTLADPIEEDIFAMNDRQLKRNRIKALPGSLYEAAMNLQKSTFMRDVLGEHLHTALVENKIAEWDEYRTQVTEYELDKYLPIL
- a CDS encoding RHS repeat domain-containing protein, which produces MAAPYTCDVRRGPDGRIVEKTETVRGRKSTWTYAYDGGGRLAEAKLDGRLICQCWYDREGRRVRDYLPATAGANYRDYQYTPDNRLMRAGGGQYSHDERGFRSIWSDKGVYTLYEYSPDYRLLKAEEEDRDKAFTFAHDEDGQRVAKYRNGQLVEAYQWLDFVRLAAFYDGRHQYEFAYRDGERTPFAMRRDDGTVAGLFYDQVGSLRVVADVDDNVIKEVLYDPFGGIIEDTNPDLRLPIGFAGGLHDRDLGFARFGWRDYDVRTGRWTAPDPLGDKGGDLDWYGYCLDDPVNGVDPMGLEGGFRFGKRELDMPGGKLLRGFGPAQAATALGMLNPATFPLARQMMKGAKRLDDKNNVELVHEQGFYEDGTGDNIGLGQDGKMDGEDINRYKLEDKVYDDKRMRRAETSTPLGKYNACGIGGEKNNCQDYADRLRDRYELLNRGDKMR